In Methanothermobacter tenebrarum, the sequence TTATTATAGCATCAACATATACCTTATACTTTGATAGGTTTTCGAAGAAGCTTTCAACATCGGGGGCGTCCGTGAATGACTCCACCATGACCTTCAATTGTTCTGGAGTGGCCCCATATGCCACTACCGGTATTACGTTAAATCCCCTGGCCTCTAGTGCATCGATGAGCGCATAATATGGTTGTAGCTTCTGGCTGTCCACGTACAATTTGCTCTCGAGGAGTCCTATGCAACCCGTGGCGTTTGCCTTGAAATACTTATTAGCGTATTCTGCAAGGTTTTCGTACCATCCATGTCGATATATCCCGTAGGGTTTTTCGCCGCTGACCGCCCATGTTGGCGGCTTCCAGTAGCCAGTGTCCGGTACTCCTATCAGGTTGAGGGCCCAGACGATCTGGTTGACAAATGCGTTCTTATTATTGATGTCCTTGTAGACTACTGCCATATTATACTCTGATGGGAATATGCTGGTAACATTAGAGGATGAGGTGTAATTTAATACCTTCTCGAAGTTGGTGCCCTTTTTCGTGTTATGATAATAGTCGATCAAGAGCTCATCTGGGATGTTAGAGAGGATGTATTCTCCTTTAATGTTTAAATATTTCATCAGGCTTGTATACGCTGGATTATAGACTATTGCAGGTTCTAGTATTAGAAATATGCCACTTGTCTTGTTGGTTATATGCGGGTGTGTGGAGAGCAGCCTTTGTAGGCGCTGAGATGCGCTGTCACTAAGATATTCCCCGATGAATATGTCACAGGCTGATAGGAGTTGCAGTAGTTCGTCGTCTGACATTCGAGATAATTGTTCACAGCTTCTGATTTGTATCTGAACCTTTTCCCTTATAGGAGCATATCCAAGAACGTTGCTATCATGAGCCGCCTGGTTGATGACTATAGCTTGCCCCTCATCGCTTATAATGAAAACTAGGATATTACCGCTCTTTTTAACTGTACAGGATCTGGTGAAATTGTTGTTTGTCTCGTTGATTTCTTGTATTCTGTTTTCTGGGTCTATGATGAGTTGTAGTGTGTGGGCGCCTACCGTCGTCGGAGTCCAATTAAAACTTATAGTAGTTGTCTGCCCACTAGCAAGCACAGGAATAACACAACTATCAACTTTCACACCATTATCAAGGAAATCAACCCTAACCTGACTCGCATTTACTGGGCCGATATTTGATATCCGCGCAGTAAACGTGTATGTCTCATTAACTATAAAATCAGCAACTAAATCAACACCTTTACATATGAGGTCAGGAAATGGCTGATTAACCGTTAAGGACAATGTTATGTTATTGTTTGTCTCGTTGATTTCTTGTATTCTGTTTTCTGGGTCTATGATGAGTTGTAGTGTGTGGGCGCCTACCGTCGTCGGAGTCCAATTAAAACTTATAGTAGTTGTCTGCCCACTAGCAAGCACAGGAATAACACAACTATCAACTTTCACACCATTATCAAGGAAATCAACCCTAACCTGACTCGCATCCTGATTACCCACATTCCCAACAAGGGCGCTGATAGTATATGTTAAGCCTTTATAGAATGTCCCTTGAACCTGCGATTGTATCCAAAGGTCTGGTTTTGTAATGGCCGGTGGCTTATACTTAACTTCAAGTAACGCTAGGATTACCTTATAGTAAGATCCAGTACCGTCATAAGTTAGGATATTATCTCCGTTGGGATTGAATTGTCCAGTTACATTCCATCTGTTCAACCCACTATAAGTACCTGTTAACTGAAAACCTGACAGTCTCCTCCCATTAAATGTGTATTGAGCGTCTTGACTACTCCCATGGACCACAGTGACCATGGCATTCTCTATTTTTTCAGCTGCAATACTCGACCTGAAGATAGTCTCCCCAATATAATTTTCCCCAGTACTCTGCTGGTAGTAATAATTGTCCACATCCTGGCCCATGTTAACCCAGTAAGCGATAGTATCAGTGCTCCCCGGGATATCATAGGCTACTACTAGGGTTATGAGTTTTATACGACCATCTGTGGTGCAATTAAAGGTTGTTACATTAGCCCAGTTTCTAGTCCCGGTAATGTTAGTCACATCATACCATAGTAGATAGTCACTTGTAACCCTCACAATATGATCATTATATTGAAGATACTGAGGAGCTTCTTCATCTAAGAGGGGATAAGTGTACCATGAAGATAGGTGTGTGCTCTCTAGCAGATGACCATTATATGTGACGTTCACATTAAGAGGATAATTATTCTGCATATGACCCTGGTATACGAGTACGTAAAGTTGCGCCCATGAAACACTCGCATTATTGGGCAGATCCCTGAAAGTATATACTACACTAGAATTACCAAGATTATTTATGCTATAGTCTGCCGATCCGTTAGTGCCAAGATAGGTGTCAACATAGAGTCCCCCACTTACGGTTCCATTCTTGGTTGTGTTAAGTTTTAAGCCTCCACAGTATGGATCAGCATAGGATGAAGAAATTAATGCGAATATGGCCACTGTTAGGATGATGACACCCAACAGTTTCTGAAATTTTTCCATATCTCCTCCCCCATCAAATTTCCTTTTTCATATTCCATCATAGGAGCCCAAAATAAAATAAAAAATTTGGGAAATTAGATTCTGACGTAATTGGGTAGTCTGTTGTTTGTTCCGTAGAATGCTATGATCTTGGAGTACATGTAGACCAGGCGCTGGAATGGTATCCTGCCAAGACTTGTACTAGCATAATTGGGTGCTCGACCATACCTTCCAATGAACGTCATGATATTCCCAGCAACTCGCAGATACTCTGACTTGTAAAGCCTGCCATGCCTATAACTTCCACCGGGTGATGGTGGAGGTGCAACACTCCTAGGATTGATTGGAGCCAAATTACCAGCATTTATATTGACCGTGGCACTTGTAAGCAAGTAGAGTAACTGTGCCATAGTATACTTCTGTCCTGCGATTGTCACAGAACTTGGCAGCCTACCATAACGCTCATAATATGATTTTATGGTATTAGCAGCCACTGCAAGATCAACTATCCTAACACCAGCACTTGATACGATTCTGACGTAATTGGGTAGTCTGTTGTTTGTTCCGTAGAATGCTATGATCTTGGAGTACATGTAGACCAGGCGCTGGAATGGTATCCTGCCAAGACTTGTACTAGCATAATTGGGTGCTCGACCATACCTTCCAATGAACGTCATGATATTCCCAGCAACTCGCAGATACTCTGACTTGTAAAGCCTGCCATGCCTATAACTTCCACCGGGTGATGGTGGAGGTGCAACACTCCTAGGATTGATTGGAGCCAAATTACCAGCATTTATATTGACCGTGGCACTTGTAAGCAAGTAGAGTAACTGTGCCATAGTATACTTCTGTCCTGCGATTGTCACAGAACTTGGCAGCCTACCATAACGCTCATAATATGATTTTATGGTATTAGCAGCCACTGCAAGATCAACTATCCTAACACCAGCACTTGATACAGTTACAGTCACTGGTTCAAGATTGTCTATCGTTACATTGTATACTCCGGCTTGTAGTGTCCTTGTGAATGTTACCGGTACTGTTTCTCCTGCCTGGACCGTTACTGTCCTAGTCTCAACCACAGTATCGTTGACCTTCAAGTTTGCAGTGTAGTCCCCTGGAACCTCACCAGTATTAGTGAGGTTAGCAGTGACTGTTATGTTAAGTGGTGCCACTCCACTTGTTGGGGACACTGTAAGGTTACTCACTGTTATATTAGCGGGTTTCAGGACATTTACAGTCACTGGTGGTAGATCGTCTATCGTTACATTGTATACTCCGGCTTGTAGTGTCCTTGTGAATGTTACCGGTACTGTTTCTCCTGCCTGGACCGTTACTGTCCTAGTCTCAACCACAGTATCGTTGACCTTCAAGTTTGCAGTGTAGTCCCCTGGAACCTCACCAGTATTAGTGAGGTTAGCAGTGACTGTTATGTTAAGTGGTGCCACTCCACTTGTTGGGGACACTGTAAGGTTACTCACTGTTATATTAGCGGGTTTCAGGACATTTACAGTCACTGGTGGTAGATCGTCTATCGTTACATTGTATACTCCGGCTTGTAGTGTCCTTGTGAATGTTACCGGTACTGTTTCTCCTGCCTGGACCGTTACTGTCCTAGTCTCAACCACAGTATCGTTGACCTTCAAGTTTGCAGTGTAGTCCCCTGGAACCTCACCAGTATTAGTGAGGTTAGCAGTGACTGTTATGTTAAGTGGTGCGACTCCACTTGTTGGGGACACTGTAAGGTTACTCACTGTTATATTAGCAGCCTTGTATTCTGTGATTAGTATTGCCTGGTATGCTACCATGTTGTCTCCGTTGCTTCCGTTGTTATAGCTCTGGAAGGCTAGTATGTTTGTGCCGTTGGTTAGTGCTTCTGTTACGTTGTATATGCTGAAGCCCATCTGTGTTGTGGCATTGTAGGCTGTCCAGAATCCAGGGTATTCCTGGTTGTTAACGTAAAATTTGCTCTTGTTAGCTTCGTTGGCTGATGCTAGTACTGCTATTATCATGGCATTGCTGGTTTTCTGGACATTATTGAATACAGCGTATGCTGTTGCTTCTGTATCATTTACACCATAATCTGGGCGACTGTATAGCATGTCTGCTTCCTGGTTGATCCATATCCTCTTGTAGGTTTCGTTGCTATCCTCGTAGATTATGATGATGTAGGAGCCATAAAGTGCTAGATTACTGGGTCCCCTTGTAAGGACTAGTGTGTTATCCTGGTTTTTCTGGAATTTGTCGGTTATATTGTAGACAACGAGCCCGGAAGGATAATTACTTGTTCCGTATCCTTTTGTGTCATTGTAGTGTGCGATTGGATTTATTGTTTCCCCATTAAATGTTGCGTTGAAGTCGATTGTACCGTTATTCCAAGTGTATGGCTGGTAGAGGAATGCTGCTTTTATGTTGGCATTTTCCGGCACAGGTAGGTCTGTAGGTGTCCAAGTGACGGTATAGGTTGTCCATCCACTACTCTGGTAGGTGGCATTGCCATGGGAGTAAATCAGGTTTATGTTTCCTTCGAATTCTAGCACTGTGATGATGTCACTACCATTGGTGTACCTTTTACCCTTGTATCCGTTGTAGTAGACCGTAGCTGTTGTCTCGTGACTGTTGTTGGTTTCATCGCTTTCTTCAACTTCATTGTCGCTATCCACTATGACTGTGATGTTCACGGGTTCTGCTATTGTTGGTGTGAAATCATCGAATGTCACATTGGTAGTTGAGTTTGCAGGTAAGCCCGTTATGGTCTTTGTCCTGGTGTAATCGCCTATTGTAAGTTTCACTTTGAATTGGCCTGCGTCTAGGTTTCCTTCGTTACTTATGGTTATGTTGATCATGTTGGGTTCGTTGGCGAATAATTCACGGTGCCCGGCCGCATTACCTGGATTATATGTAATGTTAGTGATTTTAAGGTCTCGTAGGAATGTTAGGGTCATGTTTTGGATATTGTTGGTGATGTTAGCATCTCTTATACTTGTATCTCCAAGGTGGTGTGTTGTATCATTGTATAGGATGGTTATGTTAAGCTGGTGGCTTCCCAGTGTGATGGTGATTTCCTGTGTTATTGTTTGTGATCCTCCAGGTGCTAATGGTCCTATCAGGTGCGTGGATTCCTGGGTATCATAGAATATTTTGACTGGGAAGCTTGCATTGGGGCTTATACGTGTGAGGTCTGCCTTTCCATTATTCTTAACCCTCACTTGTATAGTGTTAGTTGTTATTGTGACATTTTCGATCATGAGGTCAACAATTAATGGTTTCTGGTCCTGCTGGTATGGTATGTCTCCTATACCATCCCCGTTGTTGTCGTCTCCTGTGTAATCTGACCAGTAATTACCAGCCTCTGTCGTGTTCCAATTGTTATTACTTGGATCTCCTTCGGTCTGGTTTGTATTATTGATGAAGTAGTTATTGTATAGGAGGTTCCCTGTACTGGCCCCTATACCAGAGCCTGTCAATCGAATACCTTTCGTGTTTTCTCTGATGATGTTGTCATGGATTGTATGATTACCTCCACCTACTATGTAGATTCCATAGTTGCATCCTGTGACGTTGTTCCATGTTATTGTACAGTTCCTGGCATTGTATGGCCATATTCCATAATTGCAGTCTGTTACTATGTTGTTTTGTACTGTGTCACTGTTTAGTGGCACGATTCCATATCCCTGTTTGTTTGTCCCTATCAGGGTGTTGTTTATTATTGTATTGTTTCCTCCAGTTTCGGTGCGGATACCGCTTTTATCTGCAACATAGACTGTGTTATTGGCTATGAGATTGTTGCTACCCCCGATATATATAACTGACCTGGCTGAGCCCGGGTTTATTATATTATCTGTTACGATGTTGTTGCTACCTATTTGTAGCCCGCCACTTGTGATGTTATTGTACGCTATTGTGTTGTTACCATCCCCATATGCTATTATACCATAAAGACTGGCTTGCACGTTATTGTATCTTATTATACTATTGGTTATCCCATCATTGCAGTATATGCCAGAATGGCCGCAGTTTCCTATAGTATTATTTTCTATCGTATTCTCAGTGGTTGGCTGTCGGAAGATGATAGCTACACTGTCAATATCTGTTATCGTGCTATCCTTGATCGTTATCATGCTAGAATTGAAGATGTCTACTCCGAACCTGTTCTGGGTTAGAGTTACGTTTTCAATAATCGAGTTGGTTGTATTGACCAGTAGTATCCCCTGCTGTGAATTTGAGATGCTAATATCCTTTATTGTGATGTTCGTAGCGTTCACTAGTCCAATGAATCCCACATCACCTGTGAAGGTCATATCCTGGACGTTCATCAGGTAGTATATTGGTTTCCCATTGACGCTGTTGCTTGTGTCAATGTCATGAACAAATTTAGTGAATACCCCCAGGTTGCGCGTATTATTTATGATACTATTGTTACGGAGCATGCAAGCCTCTGAATTCACGAGTCTAATTCCATAATAGTTGTTGATAACAGTGTTGTTGATTAATGTGCAGCGGTCATATCCATCGACTAGTATCCCTGCAGCGCCAGAACCTGTGGCTCCTTGTATAATGAAGCCCTCGACGCATGTGTCATTCGCATTTACTTTGATAACGTTACTGCCTGTATTGCTTGCAATGAGGTTAACGACCCCATTGGCTTTTAATGTTAAAGATTTCGTCAGGCCTATGTTTTCTGTGTAGTTGCCCTCGCCTACGAGTATAATGTGACCATTCTGTGTTTCATTGTCATTTATAGCATCCTGGATCCTATCAAATGTCCTATTAGTTTGCAGGTTCAGGACCCTTGCAACTGTTATGTAGCTTGTTAGTGTGTCCTCTCCTCCAGGACCCTTCACCGTGAGAGTTACAGTATACTCCCCGGGTTGTGTGTAAATGTGGGTTGGGTTCTGCTCGGTACTGTTAGTTCCGTCACCAAAATCCCAAAGCCATTCAGTGGCCCCAGTTGACAAGTCCTGGAATTGAACAGTTAATGGTACAACTCCAATCGTTGGACTGGCCGTGAAATTAGCCTTTATCTCCATTTCATATTCTACCAGTAGTATCTGGAGGATTGCCCCCATGCCACCGGAATCTGTTCCTTGTATAGCTGCTGTGTTGTTTTCTGGTCGGAGTCTTCCCGTAACATTGAAAACCTCTGGATATGATGTCTGGGAGTTCCCTTGCCATACCCCTGATGCTAGTAGTTGGTCATTAAAGTATACGTTTCCCTCGTTTGGACCCGCGTGGGTTGCCCAGGCATAATAGGTGGCATTCTTAACCTTGTTGGTGTCGATGGTGCCGTTGAAGTTGATGTATGCTATTGTTTCATCAGGACTTGTCCCATATGTTGAACCTAACAGTAGGATGTCGTATTCTTCTGCTAGGAATATTTGTCTCCTTGATCCCGTGTCATTGTAGATTACTAGGAGTGTGAACGGGTACATGCTGAGTGTGTGGGTCTGCATTGATGCCGGGACTGATAATGTTACGTTCACCACATTCTCCTGGTTTGGTTTGTAATATTCTGTGACATCATAGACTAACAGACCATATTTGTAATTAGCGTAGCCTCCGAAGTTTGACTGGTCCCAGTACCATCTTGTGTAGTTTCCTGGTTGGAATATGGCGTCGTTAAATTGTATTGTGAGGTATGTTGTCGCGGCACCCTCCCATGGTAGTGTGCCCTTGTTATCCCAGTTATATGGTGCATACAAGTATGCTTTAACTGGAATGGCACCGTCTGGTATGCTTGGTTGCGTGCCATTAAAGATTACCGTGTAATTTGACCATCCACTTGTTCCACTTGCATAGGTTGTGGCCGGCTGCGCATAATATGCCATGCCATACTGACCATCATAGACCTCCACTGTGTTAATGTCTGAGCCATTATAGGCCCACCTTTTCCCTTTGTATCCATTGTATAATATTAGGGCGTTTATTGTTCGTTCATTGTTCGCCTCATTAGTCTCTGGGATTTCATTGTATGGGTCTATGACAACCCTGTAAGTCAAGTTCTGATTATTGTTACCATAGAGCGTCTCTGGAGTGGCGGGTCTAATCGTAGGATCCGTTATATTACAATTTACTTGGCCATTGGGTCCTATGGATGGTATGGTTGCAGTTGCAACTAACACGTCATTGGCATAAAGGGCTAGTGTTGCTGGTGGTGATGTTCCCGTGCCATTGTTTCTGATTGTGCATTGTATTGTATTGTTCTCTAATACAAATGCTGCTCCACCTTGGAGACTTGCTATTTGGAACCTTAAATCTATGTTTGGTGTGTAGGTTACTTTCTGGATTGCTAGGATGATTTTGTAGTAGCCTGATAGTCCTGTGCCTGGACTTTTATGATATGTGAAAGTGTTTGTCTGGTTAACATTGTAGTATCCTGTGATGTTCCATATTTCATATCCACTGTAGCTTCCCCGTCTTTCGTATGTGCCATTTGGCAGATTATTGCCATTGTAGGTGTAGATTCCATCAACGCTTGCTGCATGGACTATCATCAGGGTTGCATCTTTGACTGTGCCTGGTA encodes:
- a CDS encoding DUF3344 domain-containing protein — protein: MKGVKKLKNEQILFIALMVVLTVTLTGSAYADNYVGGKPLETVQEGNVTGDVAVDSYYGFNATDPKNVTYTFNYTIPDQATIKNATLYVLVYSGHMQEPRQTYINVTYNGQLLDNQSLYTRYNYPTEGGNNNTAILGPGHENDPYLMVNDHTMRVTSDYLLWYDVTNQTQKGDNWANVCTTGSYDGRIKLITLVVAYNLPDSTTGTRYWVNFGHDVSSYNDEDYTGETNFTGTVPGTVKDATLMIVHAASVDGIYTYNGNNLPNGTYERRGSYSGYEIWNITGYYNVNQTNTFTYHKSPGTGLSGYYKIILAIQKVTYTPNIDLRFQIASLQGGAAFVLENNTIQCTIRNNGTGTSPPATLALYANDVLVATATIPSIGPNGQVNCNITDPTIRPATPETLYGNNNQNLTYRVVIDPYNEIPETNEANNERTINALILYNGYKGKRWAYNGSDINTVEVYDGQYGMAYYAQPATTYASGTSGWSNYTVIFNGTQPSIPDGAIPVKAYLYAPYNWDNKGTLPWEGAATTYLTIQFNDAIFQPGNYTRWYWDQSNFGGYANYKYGLLVYDVTEYYKPNQENVVNVTLSVPASMQTHTLSMYPFTLLVIYNDTGSRRQIFLAEEYDILLLGSTYGTSPDETIAYINFNGTIDTNKVKNATYYAWATHAGPNEGNVYFNDQLLASGVWQGNSQTSYPEVFNVTGRLRPENNTAAIQGTDSGGMGAILQILLVEYEMEIKANFTASPTIGVVPLTVQFQDLSTGATEWLWDFGDGTNSTEQNPTHIYTQPGEYTVTLTVKGPGGEDTLTSYITVARVLNLQTNRTFDRIQDAINDNETQNGHIILVGEGNYTENIGLTKSLTLKANGVVNLIASNTGSNVIKVNANDTCVEGFIIQGATGSGAAGILVDGYDRCTLINNTVINNYYGIRLVNSEACMLRNNSIINNTRNLGVFTKFVHDIDTSNSVNGKPIYYLMNVQDMTFTGDVGFIGLVNATNITIKDISISNSQQGILLVNTTNSIIENVTLTQNRFGVDIFNSSMITIKDSTITDIDSVAIIFRQPTTENTIENNTIGNCGHSGIYCNDGITNSIIRYNNVQASLYGIIAYGDGNNTIAYNNITSGGLQIGSNNIVTDNIINPGSARSVIYIGGSNNLIANNTVYVADKSGIRTETGGNNTIINNTLIGTNKQGYGIVPLNSDTVQNNIVTDCNYGIWPYNARNCTITWNNVTGCNYGIYIVGGGNHTIHDNIIRENTKGIRLTGSGIGASTGNLLYNNYFINNTNQTEGDPSNNNWNTTEAGNYWSDYTGDDNNGDGIGDIPYQQDQKPLIVDLMIENVTITTNTIQVRVKNNGKADLTRISPNASFPVKIFYDTQESTHLIGPLAPGGSQTITQEITITLGSHQLNITILYNDTTHHLGDTSIRDANITNNIQNMTLTFLRDLKITNITYNPGNAAGHRELFANEPNMINITISNEGNLDAGQFKVKLTIGDYTRTKTITGLPANSTTNVTFDDFTPTIAEPVNITVIVDSDNEVEESDETNNSHETTATVYYNGYKGKRYTNGSDIITVLEFEGNINLIYSHGNATYQSSGWTTYTVTWTPTDLPVPENANIKAAFLYQPYTWNNGTIDFNATFNGETINPIAHYNDTKGYGTSNYPSGLVVYNITDKFQKNQDNTLVLTRGPSNLALYGSYIIIIYEDSNETYKRIWINQEADMLYSRPDYGVNDTEATAYAVFNNVQKTSNAMIIAVLASANEANKSKFYVNNQEYPGFWTAYNATTQMGFSIYNVTEALTNGTNILAFQSYNNGSNGDNMVAYQAILITEYKAANITVSNLTVSPTSGVAPLNITVTANLTNTGEVPGDYTANLKVNDTVVETRTVTVQAGETVPVTFTRTLQAGVYNVTIDDLPPVTVNVLKPANITVSNLTVSPTSGVAPLNITVTANLTNTGEVPGDYTANLKVNDTVVETRTVTVQAGETVPVTFTRTLQAGVYNVTIDDLPPVTVNVLKPANITVSNLTVSPTSGVAPLNITVTANLTNTGEVPGDYTANLKVNDTVVETRTVTVQAGETVPVTFTRTLQAGVYNVTIDNLEPVTVTVSSAGVRIVDLAVAANTIKSYYERYGRLPSSVTIAGQKYTMAQLLYLLTSATVNINAGNLAPINPRSVAPPPSPGGSYRHGRLYKSEYLRVAGNIMTFIGRYGRAPNYASTSLGRIPFQRLVYMYSKIIAFYGTNNRLPNYVRIVSSAGVRIVDLAVAANTIKSYYERYGRLPSSVTIAGQKYTMAQLLYLLTSATVNINAGNLAPINPRSVAPPPSPGGSYRHGRLYKSEYLRVAGNIMTFIGRYGRAPNYASTSLGRIPFQRLVYMYSKIIAFYGTNNRLPNYVRI